GCTGAGAGTCAGGTTTTCAAcattgtgggatcagtctgtgccagCCCTGATACCATCAACGTTTCTTGGAGAAGGCTCCAGTCGACAGCTTCCAATGGAGAGCAGCAGGGAATGTGAACATGGAGAGTGTGACCCTATAAAAATCCACATCATTCCATAGTTAATATCAAATAACTCCTTACCGTTTTGACAAAACCACAACACCATCCATGTTTGTGCATTAACCACTGACTGACACTATTCCATTTATTTTGTTCAGCACTCTGAGGTTATTCTGCCTTTAAACCCTTCTTCCTACTTAAGTAGGTTTCATAGAAGAAGCAGCAAAAGAGAAGGAAGTAGCTAAAGTACATAATAGAAGACAAGATGATATTTTCAAAGAAGGAGGGACAATGGCCCTCATGCATCCACGTATAAATCAGCACATTCACCACCATCCCCATTACCATCTGCATGATTTGGGTGAGGGTAATAAGCATGGCAAACCTACGTGGCACATGAAAGCCTGCAGCGCGAAATGTATAGTATGAGTACATAAAGGCGTGGACGCCATAATTCATAGTCATGAACCAGCCTCCACCAGCTACCATATCTTTGTAGGAATACCAGGAGTAGAGCAACACTGTGATGTGGTGATACCAGTGCAGGAATATCAGCTTCTGTTTCCGTAAAACGATGAATATAGTGTCACCTGTAATAGAAGGCATCAGACTTTTCAACAAAATGTGGAGCTGCGTCATCAGGTACATACAAAATCCATTCTGCTCACAGCCTGATTATGAATACTGTATTTGTACTTGCGTTGACTTCGATTCATCCTAAGTTGATAATTAGTAGTAAGTGCATTTACATAGCATCTGTACTCAAAGCCAAAATTATTAGGCATTTTGAAGAAAAAATAATCCGTCAAGAGTCCAGGAACTAATACTGGGCCGTCATTTGTCCCAAAGTATTAATAAAAAGAACTGCATATTTATATTTGCGAGAAAAAAATTGCATCAAAATGTCCCATCAGTGCAAAAAGGCAAGATGGTAGCCAGAGCAGCTTGTAAGGGAAAATATTGGTAAAAAAAACAGCGCAATTGAACAGACACATGTGGCCAATGATTCTGCAAGCACTGAAGGGGAAAATTGTGTGACATTGCAATGCTTGTATCTGCTCGTAAAAAGATGCTTCTGGGAAAAGCAAAAATCAGGTAATTGTTGATTTGGCAAAATGGGAGCTTCCACCCTCCCAGCTTTTAATGCACAATCCCCCTCACATGTAAATGACTGATGCACACACTAGGTTGAAAATATATTTGACTGCACTGTTGAAAGAGTCCAATTATTGTTTTAAAATCAAGCTCAATTGGCAATAAAGAGAGACAGAAGAAGACTTGAACCCAAAGGTAGCTAATCAGCTGTAGTCTCCTCATTTTACCTTGGAGGGTGGAGGTTTGAGCTGTACAAAATCAGAGACCGATTCTGACGAAACACTGTACATTAAACACACAAAATCAGACTAAATGGATGAATGTGGACACAATTCCATGAAATCCTTTATCTCACCTAGTTCTGGAGCTTTGCTCAAGACAAATGCATATGCCCAGAATTTGCTCACGGGTCCATTGTAGAAGCTCTGGTCACACACAGATTGCTTGAAGCCACTGGTGTCAAGTACATGCCACATGTACCACCCTGTTCTAAAAGCACCAAGTATACTGTGGGGAAAGAAAAAATCTCAATATTATTTTCACATCATTTCAGATGTGTAGTGCTATACTACATGCCCAATTACTGTATAGTTGCAATATATGTTCTAGTTGAAGTATAAATTAGAGTACTACTAATATACTCCACCTTTTCAGCATATTATCTCATCTCCTTCCTGAATTACTTCACAGCAATGTGCGTCTTCCTAATGACGCAAGTTTGAAACATTATTAGGAAGCGTACATTAGAACTGTAGGATTTTAATTGAGTGCAGGAAGGTGCCAGCAGGGCAGATTTTTCAGTCCTCCAGATCCCTGTTGAGGTGAAGAGTTGATAATGTTTCAGGGATAGGATTATGTGCTTCTTTTAGTacattgtgaatttttattttaaaCTGGATCCACCCTGCAACACCTCTGTGATTTTCACTGGCTTATTTCCAATATGCTATGTGGAAATTAATGTTTATTTTTAAATTACTTGCTCAAAGAATTTTGTAGCTGATCAAACGATTTCTGACATCCGAATGAGTCATTTCCATTTAGTTGTCCTGTGCTCAGTTGCTATTTTAAAACTTAGGACCAGTCACAAGGTGTGCCAATTTTTTGGGTGATTTTAGTGTGTGGCCATGCAAATTCCATTACTAGGGAAGCAAGTGCTTACCTTTTCTTTTgggcaacaacagcttgtatttataaatcccctttaatgtaggaaaaaatTCCACCCGTAGGCATTTCACAGAGGTGTAAGCAGAACTGTGTATTATTTTTGTTTTACAAACCCTCCCccgcttttttttcttctttccccCGCGGCGGCTGGTGatcattccgccattcacaccttatctagactcatcttttgtttcctaacttgtgccattaccatttcatgtttgcccatcatcccttttgtctcttaaagcacccctgccttccacactatcacagaccttctcttttgttctttcctcccctccccttttcactacccctgcacttccttaccaatctgttacatctcaaacttttccagttctgacaaagggtgacagacccgaaaggttaactctctttctcgccacagatgctgcctgacctgctgagatttccagcattttctgtttttattatgcaaGCAGAACTGTCCTCCTTTTACCATATTTTTGTATGTATCGAGAAAGGAACAAACCTTCACAATCTtaacaaaaaaaaacttttaaaaacagATAGCCAGACAAGATTCTAATTCAGGTCAACTTATACTTATTGATAGCTTTTCTGAACTATGTTATGCTATCCTAGGGCAATAGTTTTATTGAGGACATCGAAGACTATTCTTTTCCATTTTAATTACGAGCACTCAAGTGAAAGCTTCAAGATTGCCCAACAGATGGTTCGGTTATCGCTCATTTAAACTCCTTTCACGCAGCTAAAACAGCAAAGTCACACTTTGTATGTGTGTGCGGCAGCCTTACAAAATGCCATGGTGTTAGCTGGGATACGTGACTGACATTCGAAAATGCTGGCTGTGAAAGGAGTTGCTACAGAAAGTTGTTAAACTGCTCCAGGCAGTCAACAGAGAAGAAAAGGTCAAACAGAGGCATGCAGGTGTTCAGGGGAAGTAAAGCCAAGTTTGCAAAAATTGTCACACCAACAAATAGGGTTGACATGTTATTTACTGTATAGTTTGTGTTTGTGCTAAGCCTTTGTGCAGCCTTGTCATGTTACTTAACAGGGTAGTATTTAGGCAGTTAGACGCCAACTTAACTTAATGAATGCCAGCAGCTTcaataggggtcacagtctcagaataaggggtcggccatttaggactgagatggggagaaattttttcacttaaagggttgtgaatctttggaattcgctaccctagAGAACTGTGGATACTCAgttcttgagtatattcaaggcacatatcaatagattttttggatactatgggaatcaaaggatatggggatagtgcaggaaggtggaaatgaggtagaagatcagccatgatcttattgaatggcagagcaggctcgaatggcctactcctgctcctatttcttatgtccttatgtctagTTCCATTTCAATATTGATTTTAATTAGTAGCACACAAACCAAACAGTGCACTTTAATCTCCCCTCCCCATGACGGTGCAAAATTGTACACAACACTCTGCTGTACAAAGGATGGGGACATGCATATCTCTGCTAGCCCAGCATTTTGAGCTGCCGCAGACTTCACACAAGCAGATAAGGCCACGTTCAAGGGTGCAGCCCTAACATTACAAATATTCCGAACTCGCATCACCTATGGGCCGTTGGGCTGCTTCCAGCACTTCACTGGCTGTTGTCCCGATTGGAAATAAATGACTGCTTTGAAACAACCTGCCATTTTGGAATCATTCCTTCTCTGCTTTCCCATAACACGCACATCGTACTGTGAAGAATTCTTTTGACCCATACTGTCGTCAGCCCTGGTACAAGCTCAAACATCGATGAATCACACAATACAAATAAACTTCAGTCCTAGGCCTTTAGGTTATTACGGTCCTCAGTCTGTGTGTACACTGCCCGTGAAAGGAGTCATTATGGAAAGAGATGGAAGAACTTCAAACAGTCAAATAAGTGAAAACATTAAATAGAAGCATCAAAATATGACGGTAAAtgtctgattacgttcctgtgaaatgtcttgggatgttttacagggtactatgttaaagttgctatataaatatgtAAGTAGTTGTTATAAAATATGGATTTCAGCTCCTTTAATATCAGAAGGAACCAAGATTCTCTATCAAATGTGGTGAAAATCCACAAAACTGAGATAGCATTCCTGCAGGGAATGTTACATTTTCCCAGGATCGGGAATTAACACCAATGATACTGGCAGGAAGACACAAGGGAATATTTTACAGTACCAGCACGGAGGCAGGAGGAATGGGGCACGGCAAGCTCTTAGTTTgcgcaaactgttcccactggACCTTCCATGGTCGGCCTTCATTTTGTATGCCAGGCAAGCTCCTAGCTCTGAATGTGCTTTCTAAAAtgtgggctgggggggtgggagggggggggggattaggAAGTAGAGCTCAATCAATCCTTATCTAAAATGTGGGCTGGGGGGGGATTAGGAAGTAGAGCTCAATCAATCCTTAAAGAGCTGCAAGTCAAGAATTAAAGGCTTTGAATAAGTGTATATCATTGGAGTGCTTGAAGAAGAAAGTAAACCCAAAATGGCAGATGCATGCCAATTAAATGGCAAAATCACCATTATTTGAATATTAATAATCAATATAAATATCCTTATCTTTCTTTTGTAGACATAGCTGCAGGGAGAAGCTTTATCAGAAATTCACCCCCCACCTCCCGAATTTCCTTTTCCTTTCACAAATGCCACTCAACATCTAAAAGAAGTTGATATCCAAATGTCTTTGTATCTGATAGCATGGAATTTTTAAACTGTCCTATTGTAGGAAAGTCAGGGAGGAAAAAAATCTCCTGTGCACATTGCAACAGATAGCAGAATATAGGGGAAAAATACCTTTATTCCAACAAGAAGAAATAAGTTGTGCTGCTGCTATACTTGGTTACCAGCTTGAGTCCAGGTGGGATGCGTCAGCCTTTATGAAGTGCCTCATGCTGCGCTATTCAGGTGATGCACAGAATTGACACTTATGATTTTGACCGGAGCCTGACCCCTGTCAAAGCACAAATAATGGCTTTGATGACGGTCATGATGTACAATGAATTCTGGGCACTGTCTCACCTTGTATTACACTAGAGCTGACTTAAGACTATTCCCTTGCCTTGAACATGTTTGTAGGAACAGTAAGGACAAGTGGCTCTCTACTGGGATTTGCACACTACATTCAGGACCACAGCATCTTAAATGCAACCTACAAATCTTGGTCTAACCGCCATGTAAACACTCCTAGAAAACAAACTGCAAAGTCAACACATTTATCCTGATCCAGTCGGTATCCAATCAAGTTCAATTATTCAGGTAGCATTTAATTAACAGGCATCATATTTACTTGTTTCATTTTACACAAAATAGGATGTCGGCAGTTAATTTTGACTGATACCCTTAAGTTGAACAAGTAAGTCCCATTTTGCCATTATTAGGATTTGTTGCGACCACTCAGACCTAACATTTGTTAATGTTGGCTTTGTGTGGTGAAAGGTTTTCATGTTGTTAATCTCACAACCAGATTCTGTCAGAGCATAATTATATTTGTAAAGGGCTGAATGTGGATCCACATTAGCATTTTCTCACTAGTTAATCATAAGTGTAATGCTGGATAAAATAAACTAGCTACGTCCTTGCAAAATCACCAAGTTTTGCTTCCGTCCTTCAAGGCGAGGGAAGATTAGTGCTTTGACAACAAATGCTGCTTCTTCCCTCTCTTGAAAGCATTAGTTGAAATTTGCAAATAAATCAGTGCAGTTGAAACTGCTCCCTATTATATTAATACAGATGTATTAAAGCCCAGCATTTGCAATGGGGAATAAATAAAATTCAACTGAAAAGTGCAGACACAGATGGCTAGCTATGTTTGATTATACAGTGAACAACCTCTTGAAATTTAATTGGTGATCTATTTtcctttgcagaatcttgcagtacAGGAAATCTGACAAATATTTCATGGAAATATCACACACGACTTATCTCTAGCACAATGCAATTGAAGCATGGAGTGGGGCCTTTCTGAAATTTTTTGTGAATTACACATTGTTACTCAAGTTATTTTTGAATGTTACCAATTCCATTTGACGCTCCAGCTTTGATCATTGGTGACTCCATGAAGGCCATTATGAGCTTGCAAGCATCAACTTGGAGCGAAGGGAAGATCTAAAAATATTTACAATGGGCGAAGCCTAAATGAACTGAAATGTGAAACCAGCTCCGTGATAAATTAGCTTCTGATTATTGGTGGCTTTCTCAGCAATAGTGAGGAGGAAAAAGACACCTGAGAATGCGTCCACGCCAATAATCTGATGACCAGTTCAAATGATGCCTTAAACTGTTAGCTTCACTTTTATATCTGTTACATGAAACCCAAGAGTATGTTATTCCCCTGTACCAATCGGTTTGTTTGCTGATACACAATTTTAGTGTTATGAGAGAGGTTTAATGCAGTTTCTgccctttgcgtctgttttcagatATTGTCCGCCAGTGTGTTCCATGTAATTGTTTACATACAGGAGTACGGtagcttatgttactggactactaatccaagGCCAGACTAATGGTCCGGAGAtatgggttcaattcccaccacAGAATTTAATtaacaaaaagctagtatcagtaatggtgaccatgaaactaccggattgtcaaaaaacacatctggttcactaatggcctttagggaaggaaatctgccgcccttacccggtctggcctatatgtgactccagactcacagcaacgtggttgactcttaactgccctgtgccaTGAAGGTGGCTTCAAggtgtattcaagaaggtggctcaccatcaacttctcaagggcaattagagatgggcaataaatgctagccttgccagcaacgcccacattccgtgaatgaataaaaaaaacgtcCAATTCATAAAACCATTTTTGCAACTGTACAAATCAAAGTAAAAGAAAAACTCTTAACTGTTCAATATGGGGCCTGGGGCATAAGTGACTTTGTTTCTGAAAGTAGGactttgttttttttcccttcccTCTGCTATTGAGTTTTTGCAGCCAATGCAACCAAGAAATTGGGCAACTGAACTACTTCCAGGCAGTCACTGTGCATATCTAAATGAGCCTAGGGAAAGCTTTTCACCTCTCGTGCATAAGAAATTGCCTTTCTCTTGCTACTGCCCCAGTGGGAGACAGCTAAAATTCAGAACTCGGTGTTATCCAGTACTATGGGCACAAACTTGTGCCCCATTTGGAGATGCCACGTGTTGGTACGCTGTGCTGATCCAAGTAGCAACCTCAAATCCTTCAAATGTACTTCCCACTTCTGTTAACCTGGTTGATTCTCAATGCCTAATTTGCCAAGAATGTTAATTAACTTCTTAACAAACTTCTACCCTTCATTCAATTTCTTTATTACAAGTGTGGACATTTTAATAGAAATTTATAAATCACTGGACTGGACATAGAAAAGCTTAATTAAGGAAATTATAATTTTCATAATACAGGTAAGCAATTTTTGCTAACTGATTGTGTTACCCTTCTGTGAAAACAAGTACCTTATCATCAAAACTCAGCTGATCTCCCTTTGGGTCATTCAACTGCCATCCAACACGCAGAGACTGCGCTTGGCCACTCCTGCCTCTGCATTTTTCCCGGTGGAGACTTTCTTTCTAATTTCTTTTTATTTTGTTCCACATTCCCCCTCTCCATGCAGAATTTCTGAGATCGGAAACTCAGTGGAATGAGGGATCCAATGTGCATCCTCCATCCACCTCCGCCTCCGCCTCCCCCCATTTCATGATTCTGCACAACGGTACACAAATGAGCTGTGCCACctatcatttaaaataaaaagtataaatcgctataaaatatccatcactcacctgaatAAAGCGAGGGTCAATGACCACAAGACTAATGGTTTCCGAAGTTCAAACTTCCTCCGTTCTCTCATGTAATACTGCCCTGCAAAGATCAATGCAGCATAAACTGCAGAAAACAGGAATGACTTGCTCCTATTAAGAAACGGGAGAAAAACAGTCATTAATGTTAACATTTTACATACAGAAGCTCGTGTATACCACCTGCTGATTTCAATTTCTAGCAAAATTGGAATAATTAATGTACTATTCAATTTGATTTGACTGTAAAGTATTTTTTAAGCTTATACACACAATGAGATACAAGAGTGCCATAGCTCATGGGAGCACTGGTAGGTTGGGCTACAGATTAGCAAGCTGCAGGTTCAGTTATGtggctccctttccctcctctCTGATGGTGATTTACTGATCTCAGCTCTTCTGTTACAGGGAGGCATGGAAATGAATGGAGGCCAAGGACTGCCCTCAGGGAAGAGAAAGTTGCCAGGTCACGGGCAAGACGACAAAAAAAAAACTTCAAATATATAAAGCTTGAGATATTATTCTCATTTATTTTCCTATACCTGAATATTTTCAATACTTTCCAATCTAAATTTTATGAaattgtgtgtttaaaaaaaaaattaaatcatttGGTGATATTTTAATGAAAGTACAATAGTTACATTTTCCCTATTACCTGGTTGTTAAAGGTAAATAATTAACTGTCATGTGCAGATGATAATGATGGAAGTCACCACTTTCCATTGTTTCATTTTTAATAGTTTTAAGGCATTGTTGCAGGTATTTCCTCTATTTGCCTGCCTCTAGCTTATTTACATCATAATAATTTCACTATGTAAGTAGCCTGTGAATTGTTAATTTAACAATTTCAACATGTTTATCCCAGTTAAATATGATTATAAACCATTTTATTCTTTTTGCTAGCCATTTTTAATTGTAGCATCTCCAGGCTCCCCCAATGGTTCAGTGAGTTTATTAGGTGGGTATGTGAGCCATAATAATAACTGTGTTTACATAGTACCATTTACATTGATATGCCTCAAACCCCTTTTGCACAATTAATTATCTTTTGAAGCGCAGTGACTATTTTGCCAGCTCAGATATGCTTTAGTTTTGTTTCTTACTGTAGAATACGTCTGAAATGTTAATGTTTGCTGATCAGTAAATGGTCTTTCCTGCACCAAACGGGGCATTTCTGACTGTTGGAAATGAATTGCAATGTTCAGGCTGGGTTTGTAGCCTAATTTACCAATAGGGATGCAAATTGCACCTAAATTACTAGAAATGGGTTTTAAATAGACACAAACGGAAGTATGTGGTTTGAGTTCAATTTTTAGGATTGGCTCATCTACACGTTGACAATTAATTACTTGCCTTTAACAATTAGGAATAGAAAGCTTCTACATGCACTAATTATCTGCCAACACGAGTCTGACCACCTTTGTCTGCGGATACAGATTTGAGCCCAGCGAGCGGCACAAAACATCTCTGATGCAGCCTGACCTACCAAGCATCCTTCGGTGGGTTGTACACCACATTTTCCAGATACCTCAGGGATTCCCAATGGGAAGCACACTTTGCCAGTAATACTCTAAGCAGGCAAAAAATATTACAACACacaaaaattatgaggggttttaagaagtaaataaggagaaattgggaaGAGGGTGggcaaccagagaacacagatttaagataattggcaaaagattcAGAGAAGAGATCAGGAGACATTTCTTTATGCAacaagttgctgtgatctggaatgcactgcctgaaagggtgatggaagcatattcaatagtaactttcaaaagggaattttctaaatacttgaaagggaaaaaattgcagggctatggggaaagagcaggggagtgggactaattagagagctctttcaaagagttgatgcaggcatgatgagccaaatggcctccttctatgttgtatTATATGATCCTATGAAAGGTTCATGAGAATCTAACTGCTGAAATAAAATTGGTTAATGGTATTCTTCAGTCATTCTAATTTGTTTAAACAGAAGTCATAAAAGAAATAAGGCAGGTTGATATCATTCCACCGACTGGTGAGATGTGGCCTCTCATTTCCATGTGATTCGATTCCTGATCCCAGTCAGGCCATCAGGGGAGATAGAGAGCAGAGTTTGGATGGTTCTCCAAAGAGGGACTGTAGGGGAACCCAGTAACTCATCCACTCTCACACCCACTACACTCCAGAtcaaacaacaacaataacttgcatttatatggagcctttaaaagtagtaaaatgtaccaaggtgcttcacagtagtgactatcaaacaaaatctgacactgagctacataaggagatattatcaTTGGTTACCAAAAACGTGAAGCTGGTAGCTTATCAGGAAATTAGATATaatcatattttttttaaatcccaaagaTACTAAAAtagtttattttgttttattcattcataggatgtggatgtcgctggcaaagccagcatttattgcccatccttaattgccctcgagaaggtggtgagctgccttcttgaaccgctgcagtccatgtggtgaagatactcccagtttattagggagggagttccaggattttgacccagcgacgatgaaggaacggtgatatatttccaagtcaggatggtgtgtgacttggaggcgaacttggaggtggtggtgttcccatgcacctgcagcccttgtttttctaggtggtagaagtcgcgggcTTGGGAGGTACTGTTGCgaaagagttgctgcagtgcatcttatagatggtacacactgcagccacagtgtgccggtggtggagggagtgaatgtttcaggtggtggatggggtgctagtcaagtgggctgctttgtcctggatgatgtcgagcttcccgATTTCCCCCTGATTTAAACAGCAATCTGTAAGCTTTTcaagtttcattctccatcctccacAAAGGCAGAGGCAGGAAAATGGGTCAAGAAGCATCAGGTTTTTGCAGTAAACATAGTTTATCTTTCAGTTTTCTTTAAATGGACTATCATTCAATGCTGAATGCAGCTTGTTCAGCAGTTTACAGCTATAAGTACAATTAGTCATGCTGACATGCAGGAACTCAATGCTTAAGATCTGGAGAGTTATTACCGACACGTCAGATGGAGGGATCCATtcaaccccctcccccaaagtATTATCACTTAAAGGTAATAAATCAAATCTTGCAATGTTCAAGCAGACTTCAGTGGTTGTTCCATGCATTTTCCTTCCCTGCTGTCAAAGTGCAATGCGTGGCCTGGCCATGTGAACACAAACTGCACCCTGTTTTGTTTTTAATCCATTTTCTTTTTAATTGTTTGCTTCTGTGAGAAATAGTTGACAACTCATCCTGCCGAAGAGAGGAATGTATAACTAAATAGTGCGTATCGGGCAAAGGAAGCACATATTACCATCGCCAGGAACAGGGTCAGTAGCTGCCACTAGGCCTGATGATGTATGGTGTACGTTTTGTTTACACTGTGCTTGCACCAAGTTTTCCACTGGTGCCATATTTGGCAAATTCTGCACAGTCTCTCTCTAATTTTTGGCAATCTTTTTATGAATACTATAAAGGCACAAATTTAAACTCTGCTTTTCTTGAGGAATATGCCTTCATTCAAAGCTCCatgattattttaaaaatctggttCTACTTTAATTTTTGTTACAAAAATGCTATTTCAACAACTCCACCATTAATGTAAGAAAATGTCCTAATCTATAAGGAGAACTGCCGTCGCAGTGGAAGGAAGCGATTAGAAGGGGTGATCAAGAAGTGATGGGACCTGAGGAGGCTTGTAAAGATGGGACAGAAAAGTGGAAAggcagagatttagatagggatTTCTAAAAGGTAGGATTGAGATAGCTGAATGTTATGGCACCAGTGATAGGGTGAAAGGATAGAAGGATACCCAAAAGGCCCGAGTCAGAGGAAGCGAAGGTTGGGGAGCAGttctagggctggagaagattgcagGGATAGGGATGGAGCAAGAAACAGGGTAGAGCAATGCGATGgaaaaaaaaacttgtatttacatagcacctttcataacatcaggacgtcccaaagtgttttacagtcaatgaagtacatttgaagtgtagtcactattgtaatgtagggaaatgcggcagtaaatttgtgcacagcaagctcccacaaatagtaatgagaTATATGGTCGGATAATCTGTTCTggcgatgttggttgatggataaatattgagctggacgctggggagaactcccattctcttcttcgaaatagtgccatgggatcttttacatccacctggagtTTGTAGATAAGGTCAAGGATTTTAAATGTGATTGCAGCACCAGAAGTCAGTAAGGGCAGAGGTGATGGTCAAGCGGGGACTTAAAACAGGAGATAAGTGGCTTTGTTTTGGACAGCTGGAGGGTGGAGTATGGGAGGATAGGCAAGAACAGCGTTGAAGCAATTGAATCTGAAGTTGGCAAAGGCATGGGTATGCATCTCAGCAGTGGTGAAGTGGACATAGGTGCAGAGGCGGGAAAAGTTGAGGAGGCGGAAGTAAATGGATCTTGGAGATGGATGAGATTTATGGGGTTTaaaactcagctcagggtcaaacaagATGCCGATGTTGTGAATGGTCATATTCAATCTAACAGGGTGGTCAGGGAGGTTGATTGAGTCAGTGGCAAGGGAGCAGAGCTATGGCCAGGACTGAAGATGATGGCTTCAGGAAGTTGTGTTGTACTATTGGACTGGCAGTCTGACATGTTGTTACAGAATCTAGGGAGGTGGTGAGGCAAATCTGGGCATCATCAGTGTATCTGTGAAAGCTTGACTCTGTGTCTGTGAATGATATTGCTGTGGGATAACCTGCAGATAAAGAAGAAGATGGGGCCAGGGATAGATGTTTGGAACATCCAGAAGACAACAAcataggggaaggaagagaagccattgctgggaaTTTGTATTCCGATAGCAGGAACAGAATCAAGCAAGGCCAGTCCCATGTAACTGGACAACAGAGGAAGACGATATAGTCAACCATATTGAGGAAGGAAGCACCACAGTGGCAGTCACTGAGGATATAATTTGTGACACTGGCTAGGGCTGTTTCAGTGTTGTGAAAAGTGCAGAAACCAGTCTGGAGGGATTCAAACTTAAGATGTGTGACACAGAAGTGTTTGTGTAATTCAAAATGCCTTGTGAATTATGTACATAACAAAGCCTGCTAAAATATATCATGTACTTTGTTGATTGCATCGAGCATGGATATGGCTTGTGCTTTTCTTGGTG
This Pristiophorus japonicus isolate sPriJap1 chromosome 22, sPriJap1.hap1, whole genome shotgun sequence DNA region includes the following protein-coding sequences:
- the LOC139234870 gene encoding very long chain fatty acid elongase 6-like, which produces MNMSVISLQEYEFEKQFDERGAIEWMQENWSKSFLFSAVYAALIFAGQYYMRERRKFELRKPLVLWSLTLALFSILGAFRTGWYMWHVLDTSGFKQSVCDQSFYNGPVSKFWAYAFVLSKAPELGDTIFIVLRKQKLIFLHWYHHITVLLYSWYSYKDMVAGGGWFMTMNYGVHAFMYSYYTFRAAGFHVPRRFAMLITLTQIMQMVMGMVVNVLIYTWMHEGHCPSFFENIILSSIMYFSYFLLFCCFFYETYLSRKKGLKAE